In one Ictalurus furcatus strain D&B chromosome 28, Billie_1.0, whole genome shotgun sequence genomic region, the following are encoded:
- the gnb2 gene encoding guanine nucleotide-binding protein G(I)/G(S)/G(T) subunit beta-2, with protein sequence MSELEQLRQEAEQLKNQIRDARKACGDSTLTQITAGLDPVGRIQMRTRRTLRGHLAKIYAMHWGSDSRLLVSASQDGKLIIWDSYTTNKIHAIPLRSSWVMTCAYAPSGNFVACGGLDNICSIYSLKTREGNVRVSRELPGHTGYLSCCRFIDDNQIITSSGDTACALWDIETGQQTTLFSGHSGDVMSLSLSPDSRTFISGACDASIKLWDVRDSMCRQTFTGHESDINAVCFFPSGSAFATGSDDATCRLFDLRADQELGLYSHDNIICGITSVAFSRSGRLLLAGYDDFNCNIWDAMKGDRAGVLAGHDNRVSCLGVTDDGMAASTGSWDSFLKIWN encoded by the exons ATGAGCGAGCTGGAGCAGCTTCGACAGGAGGCTGAGCAGCTGAAGAACCAGATACGA GATGCAAGGAAAGCATGTGGAGACTCTACACTTACTCAG ataacAGCGGGACTGGACCCGGTGGGTAGGATTCAGATGCGGACAAGGCGTACTCTCAGAGGTCATTTAGCCAAAATCTACGCCATGCACTGGGGCTCTGACTCCAG GCTCCTGGTCAGTGCTTCACAAGATGGCAAACTGATCATCTGGGACAGTTACACCACTAACAAG ATCCACGCCATCCCGCTGCGCTCGTCATGGGTGATGACGTGCGCTTACGCTCCGTCTGGAAACTTTGTCGCCTGCGGCGGTCTGGACAACATCTGCTCCATCTACAGCCTGAAGACCCGCGAGGGCAATGTGCGAGTCAGCCGAGAGCTCCCTGGACACAcgg GTTACCTTTCCTGCTGTCGCTTCATCGATGACAATCAGATCATCACGAGTTCAGGAGACACCGCCTG tgctctGTGGGACATCGAGACAGGCCAGCAGACCACGCTCTTCTCAGGTCACAGCGGAGACGTGATGAGCTTGTCTTTGTCTCCGGATTCGCGCACGTTCATTTCAGGCGCGTGCGACGCCTCGATCAAACTGTGGGACGTCAGAGACAGCATGTGCAGACAGACGTTTACGGGCCACGAGTCCGACATCAACGCCGTGTGT TTCTTCCCCAGCGGCAGTGCGTTTGCCACGGGCTCAGACGATGCCACGTGCCGCCTGTTTGACCTGCGCGCCGATCAGGAGCTCGGCCTTTACTCGCACGACAACATCATCTGCGGCATCACGTCGGTGGCGTTCTCGCGCTCGGGCCGCCTGCTCCTCGCCGGCTACGATGACTTCAACTGCAACATCTGGGACGCCATGAAAGGAGACCGTGCAG GAGTCCTGGCCGGCCACGACAATCGCGTGAGCTGTCTCGGCGTGACTGATGATGGCATGGCCGCGAGCACTGGCTcctgggacagcttcctcaagATCTGGAACtga
- the LOC128603434 gene encoding zinc finger protein 48 — MALDGISVSFLKYELASTIDQAVRCAVDTVLKETARIVGARLTEARDAAAESRRENRTLRERLDVSESELKAVRYYMSAAEKNIKQCLLLNRNRPPSSGAEDLQFSLDATPERREPSHLKVFRSSSGRSHGAKTVPSVGLCLPTVQSDWPRSVINRRRVRVSSDTSSRAAMESGSVQARTEEPAEDQFYISEEGVIDKGYKSSAGAVQEYERVHQEEQNAAGLSAKAPDEPCDIGRFEFEMGAPAGNVSELSLIQVMDAGEEIKQNSVKVEDEADVHHLDPPPIAAASSSCSNAQPQIISPPVSAGDAEAPPGLMPPVEATDKVHRCNVCGRGFRRFYCLKTHQRIHTGERPYPCRYCEKRFRHLDSLHKHQRIHTGERPYRCAQCGCCFRELGQLKKHRLKHSPTSAAPPAHPALSLLPAAASYTWPHLNSQSLDLV, encoded by the exons ATGGCTTTAGATGGGATCAGCGTGTCGTTCCTGAAGTACGAGCTCGCCTCTACGATCGACCAGGCGGTGAGGTGCGCAGTGGACACGGTGTTGAAGGAAACGGCGCGGATTGTCGGCGCGAGGCTGACCGAAGCGCGTGACGCCGCGGCGGAGTCCCGGCGCGAGAACCGGACCCTGCGGGAGAGGCTCGATGTGTCCGAGAGCGAGCTGAAGGCGGTGCGGTACTACATGTCCGCCGCCGAGAAGAACATCAAGCAATGCTTGCTGTTAAACCGAAACCGACCGCCGTCCAGCGGCGCCGAGGACCTCCAGTTTTCCTTAGACGCCACCCCAGAACGCAGAGAACCGTCCCATCTCAAAGTCTTCAGGAGCTCCTCTGGAAGGAGTCACGGCGCTAAAACCGTGCCCAGTGTTGGCCTGTGTTTACCCACAGTGCAGTCCGACTGGCCCCGCAGCGTTATAAACCGACGGAGGGTGCGCGTGAGCAGCGACACCTCGAGCCGAGCCGCGATGGAGTCTGGCTCGGTGCAGGCCAGAACCGAAGAACCCGCAGAAGACCAGTTTTACATCTCAGAGGAAGGAGTGATCGATAAGG GGTACAAGTCCTCTGCTGGTGCAGTGCAGGAGTATGAGAGAGTGCATCAGGAGGAACAAAACGCAGCGGGTTTGTCGGCGAAGGCCCCCGATGAGCCATGCGACATCGGCAGGTTCGAGTTTGAGATGGGCGCTCCGGCGGGTAACGTCAGTGAGCTGAGCCTCATTCAGGTGATGGATGCCGGCGAGGAGATCAAGCAGAACTCTGTGAAAGTCGAAGACGAAGCTGACGTTCATCATTTAGACCCGCCGCCTATAGCTGCGGCTTCGTCTTCCTGTTCAAACGCTCAACCGCAGATCATCTCGCCTCCTGTGTCTGCCGGCGACGCGGAGGCACCGCCGGGTCTGATGCCCCCCGTCGAGGCGACTGACAAAGTGCACCGCTGCAACGTCTGCGGCCGAGGCTTCCGGCGCTTCTACTGCCTGAAGACGCACCAGCGCATCCACACGGGCGAGCGGCCGTACCCCTGCCGCTACTGCGAGAAGCGTTTCCGCCACTTGGACAGTCTGCACAAGCACCAGCGCATCCACACGGGCGAGCGGCCATACCGCTGCGCCCAGTGCGGCTGCTGCTTCCGCGAGCTGGGCCAGCTCAAGAAACACCGGCTCAAGCACTCGCCCACCTCTGCTGCTCCGCCCGCCCACCCTGCGCTCTCTCTCCTCCCGGCTGCAGCCTCCTACACCTGGCCACACCTCAACTCCCAGTCTCTGGATCTGGTCTGA